The genomic stretch TCTCGAAGCACTTGGGCTTCGCAATGACCGCAGAGAAATCGCGGGTCGTTGGGAAGGCGATCCCTGCCCTTTGCTACCGGCTGTCCGCAGTACCCGCACTTCGCGATCATCGATACCTACACCTGGGACACTTTCAAGACTTCGTCCCCGTAGGGTTCTCTTGCGTAGGGGGTTGACCTTGGGCCATGTCCCGGTTCGGAAATGATCAACGACCAACCAAGACGCAAGAGAACCGGCGCGAATCGCTGCTCCCTCACAATGGGAGAGCCCCGCCTTGCTCACGCTCTCCGAGAGCATGCCATCATAGCTCACTCCGTCTCACTCTAGCACACCACGGCGCCGACGATTATCTGGGACGTGCCAGTCGCGCACGCATTGACCATCTCGACCACTGGAGAGAAGAAAAGCATGAGCAGGATGATAACCGTGGCCGCGAAGGCCACCGGCTGCCACCAGCGCACACGCGCGACCAGACCGCCCACGAGAGCGGCGACGACTCCGGCGGCCGGCGCGCCAAGCCAGATGGTCCAGAACGTGGAACTGGCCCATCCCGCGTATGCCGTCCACACGGCCGGGGTGCGGGCGCTCAACGGCATAGTCTCCGGCCTCACGCTCATGGCCGTGGACCAGTAGAGCGCCAGCGCGACGCCCAGGGCCGCCACGGCCAGCAGGACGGACAGCAGCCCCGCGACCGCGACCCGCCGGTTGAACCACGTCCGCCGCCCGAACAGGAACAGGACCAGCGCGGCGGCGGAAAGAGTGAATAGCAGAGGGAACAGCATAATCCAGAGTCACTCGCTTCCGCGAGATTGTCCTGACACGCCGCAAACCTTCGCGGACGCCGGTCATGAACGTCAGGCGCTAGAAGCTATTCCAAAAATCGGCTTCATGGTTCGACAAAGCCTGCCCTGATCCTTCCCTGGAAGGACGAAGGGCTCACCAAGAACGGAAAAACCACCGCTCACCCTGAGCTTGTCGAAGGGTGAGCAGACATTTTGGAATGACTTCTAGTCTGTTTGGTGACTCCGCGTCAAGACAACCCCTGCCTTACTTGAAGTGCGGAATGACCTTTTCCGCCAGAGTACGGAGATAGTATAGCCTGTCGGGAACGTGGGCGCTGATCCAGAACTGAGTGGCGCCCGCCGCCACGCACCGCTCGATATGCTCGATGCAGTCCTTCGGCGTCCCCGCGATGGCGAAGCGCTCCGCCAGAAAGTCCTTTACTCCCAGTTCATCCACCATCTGCGCGTTGTGCCGGTTAGCGCCCAACTGCTCATGCTCGCTGGGGCGGTACTCTCTCTTGAGGCGCTCCACCTTGTCCACCAGGTGCGGAGGCACGTGCTTGCCCTCCAGGGTGAAGCGAAAGGCGTGATGGGCGCTGGCCGCCAGGGCCATCCGCATGTCGTCAATCACCTTCGCCCGGCTCTCGCCGATGTTCCCTTTAGCCAGAAACCAGATGTCAATGGTCGAGGGGTCGCGCCCCACGTCGCGCGCGCCGGCATGGATGTAGCCCAGCGCGTCCTTGATAAGCTCCGGCGTCAGGCCAATTCCGACGACCACGCCGTCGGCGATCTGGCCTGCCATGCGAAGGGTCTTTGGCCCCTCGGCGGCAATGTAGATGGGCACGGCGCAAGTGGGCCACGTGAGGCGCACGGTGCGGCCCTGATAGACCGTCTCATGCTTGGCGAAAAGCTCGCGCAGGGCGGTGACATACTCACGAACGTCGGCCATCTTGGCGGGCCGCAGCCCCAGATTCAGGATGGCGCTGTCGCCGGTGCCCAGGCCCAGGAACACGCGTCCAGGGGCCAACTCCTCCACGCTGGCGATGGCCCCGCCCGTGACCGCCGGGTGGCGCGTCAGCGGATTGGACACGCGCGGCCCCAGGCGCACGTGCTTCGTGTTTATCGCGGCCAGGGCGCAGGAGACGTAAAGCTCGCGAAAGAGCGACTGGGAATCGCCGATG from Dehalococcoidia bacterium encodes the following:
- a CDS encoding LLM class flavin-dependent oxidoreductase, with product MKANFGITLVPEKYTNFLEWVKLTDELGYDILGIGDSQSLFRELYVSCALAAINTKHVRLGPRVSNPLTRHPAVTGGAIASVEELAPGRVFLGLGTGDSAILNLGLRPAKMADVREYVTALRELFAKHETVYQGRTVRLTWPTCAVPIYIAAEGPKTLRMAGQIADGVVVGIGLTPELIKDALGYIHAGARDVGRDPSTIDIWFLAKGNIGESRAKVIDDMRMALAASAHHAFRFTLEGKHVPPHLVDKVERLKREYRPSEHEQLGANRHNAQMVDELGVKDFLAERFAIAGTPKDCIEHIERCVAAGATQFWISAHVPDRLYYLRTLAEKVIPHFK